In Flavobacterium sp. 83, the genomic window TCAAATTGCTGCTATTATCGTAGAGCCAGTTGCAGGAAATATGGGCTGTATTCCACCAAACAAAGGTTTTCTGGAAGGCTTGTGCCAATTGTGTACGGACAATGGAATTCTGTTGATTTTTGATGAAGTTATGACGGGATTCAGACTTGCTGCAGGTGGAGTTCAGGAATTATTCAATATCAATGCTGATATTGTTTGTTTCGGGAAAGTAATAGGAGGAGGTTTACCAGTTGGTGCTTTTGCTGCCCGTGCCGAAATTATGAATTATCTGGCTCCATTAGGACCTGTTTATCAAGCTGGAACTTTATCTGGAAACCCATTGGCAATGGCAGCAGGATTAGCGATGTTACAATCATTAGATAGTGATCGTGCTATTTTTAAAAGATTAGAAGAAAAAACTGCCTATTTAGCTGAAGGAATGGAAAAAGTTTTGAAAGCAAATAATGTTGTTTTTACCATAAACAGAATTGGTTCGATGGTTTCTGTACATTTTGATGCTGCTCCGGTAGTCGATTTTCAATCTGCTGCAAAAGGAGATAATGAAACCTTCAAAAAATTCTTTCATGGATTATTACAGGAAGGAATTTATATTGCTCCATCCGCTTACGAAACCTGGTTTATTACTGATGCATTAACGTATGATGATTTAGATTTTACAATTCAAGCTGTAGATAAAGTTTCTAAAACTTTTTAATACAAAAAAAACTTCCGGTTAAAGCCGGAAGTTTTTTTTTGTGTTAATCAGAACCAATTTACTTTTGCTTTTTGATATCGGCAACATATTTAGTCAATTTTTTTCCATAAAGTGATTGTGCCACTTTTGGAGACATTGATTTTTGAATTGTATCTAAATATTTAATATTAATATCATAGATCTCTGATAAGGCAATATAAGGCGCTACATCGTAATTTCTGTTGTTTATTGCAAAGTTGGTAGCAAATAAATACTTTCGTTTTATATTTGAGTCTTGTTTTGCACTTAAACTGTCAATCGCTTTCGTGTTATTATTTTTAATAGCATTGAATTTTTTCTCAATTAAAGTAAGATTTTCATCTGTGAAACGAGAATTTATCTTTTTATACTCTTGATACAAATCGTTATTTTTTGATCCTATAATTTTGGCACCAGAAAGATAGGAGTCTAAACTAGTTTCAATAGTTATATTTCCTGGTTCAGCAAAGAATGTTAGGTTGTTATCTCTTGAATTGGTCACGCCTCTATCCAAAAATAAATAAAGCATTTCTGGAGATTTTAAATCTAAATTACTTTCAAAAGTAGAATTTCCATCTATTTTAATAGTGTCAATGGCAACAAGAGATGTATCTACAACTCTTTGGATGTATAAAGTCCCTTTTTTTAATCCTTTAATATTTCCGGTAATATGTAGGTTTGTTTTTGATTCCTTTTCACTACAAGAGGTTATGAGTAAAAGGGTCGCGAATGCAATAATTGATTTTTTCATGGGAAGTTCTTATTTTTTTTGAAACATGTTGTCGCCATTTTGTATTATGATTTGTTTTTGAATCATGGCGATTTCATTTGTGTTTATATTTTGGCGCAAAATAAAGAAAATTGTTGGAATGATTTGGTAACGTATTCAAATTTTACTAAAAAAATCCCAATCTATTTCTAAATTGGGATTTTCTGAATTATTTTTTGATTTATGCTTTTAGCCAGGCTTCTTTAAGTTTGTTTTTTGAAGAATCAGTAGCTTTTAATCCGTCTTTTTCTTCGTAAGGTAATTTTACTTTTCCTTTAATAATTTGGGTTGCGCCGTTGCGTTTTATTTTTAGGCTAATAGGATCGTTTTCTTTCCAATTTTGGCTATCGCTAATCATTTCGTAGATATTGTCCAGCGAATAGGATTTGTCATTTATAGCCATTATAATGTCTCCACCTTTAAGGCCTAAGCTGCTATAAAAATCAATTAAGGTTATTTTTGGGTCAACGATAATTTCTTTCGTTTTTTGATCAACAGTGATGTATGGTGTTTTATCTTTTAAGAATACATTACCGGGAATCTTTTCAGTTGTATAGGTAACTCCTACTTTAGCTAAGTAAGTGGCATAGGGAATTGGGGTTGTTCCAGATACATATGTAGTTAAAAAAGTTCCTACTTCAGGATAGGTCAAGGCTGTAATTTTTGCAAAAAGCTCATTGTCATTAAATGGTTTTACAGGACCGTATTCATTTGACAGCTGTTGCATCAAATTAAGAATTCCTTTTTCTCCGTTGCTTTTTTCCCGAATTATAATATCTAAACACATTCCTATAAGTGCTCCTTTTTCATACACATTTAAGTATTGGTCTTTGTAAGGTTCTGTCAATACGTTGGCGCTCATGACGGTAAATGGCATTGTGTCATTCAGTGTGTTGGCACGGGCAATTTTTTCAGCCATACGGGTATAAAATTCTTCTTCGGGTATTAGTCCTTGATTTATTTGAAAAAGATTGGCGAAATATTCTGTTACTCCTTCATACATCCATAAATGTTCGGACATTTTTGGGGCGTTATAATCAAAGTACTGAATCTCTTTAGAATGAATAGACAAAGGAGTTACAATGTGGAAAAATTCATGTGAAACGACATCTTTCATTGATTTTACTAATTCATCCTTTGGCATCATTTCAGGTAAAACTACCGTTGTTGCAGTAGGATGTTCCAAAGCGCCAAATCCTTTTGCATCATCATCCTTCATGGTTGACAGGTACAACAAAACGCTGTATTTTTTAGTAGAATTTATTGTACCCAAAAAGTTTTTTTGAGCCGTCATCATCGTTTTCATTTCCGGAGTAATACTTTCAGCTGTATATTTTCCGGTTGGAGAATATACGCCAATCAGTATTTCCATTCCGTCAACTGTAAAAGTGGTATAATCTGGCTTGGCATACATTATTGGATTTTCTACCAACTCAGCATATCGAGACGTAATAAATTTATCATTAGTGGTACTGGCGTCCAAATCATTCATAGAGGTAGCTCCCCAAAGTGCGGCCGGATGTGAAATTGTTACTTTATACGGTATTGACATGTAATTTGTAAAATAACCTACAAAACAATGCGTGTTTAACATTATGTTTTTCCCAGCATCAATATTGGAACCAGCAGGTGAAAAAATTTCATCACCGCCAAACTTTTTACCCGTTTCGGTATCAAATGAATCATTTACCAAATAAGTGATCTTGTCTAAAGTTTTTGCATTAGCAATGGACCAAGAATTAACATCAGTTTTTTTAACTGTCAGTAGATTTCCTTTAGTATCGTATGCTTTTAAATCATCAATGTATCTGCCATAGTTGTCTTCAGAATATGTTCCCGGAACTGTTTTTGGAATATGATAGGTAATTTCGTCCGTAGAAATTGATGGTGCGTTTACGGTTACCATCACCTTGTCATTTTTTATATCATTTAAATTGATTGCAACCTGAACTTCTTGTTTTGAAGTAGTAGCGACAGCAGTACTTGCCGTTTTGCAGCTCCACAGAACAGAGGCAAAAGCAAGGGAAAAAAGTATTCGTTTCATTTTACTCATTTTATTTTTGTTATAAGTCCTTTAAACCTTGCAATTGTTACAGTTTATAATGATTTAATAAAAGCAGTAATCGTATTGGTTAATTTTGTTGCTATCGGTAAATCAGGATTAGTATAGGATTTCATGTTTTCGGTTTCATCCCCCGTAATTTCTTTAAAAATATGATTCATATTATCAATAATAAAAAGTTCAGCATCAGGTTTTGCTTTTTTTAATAGCTCCGCATCTGCAACACTAACTTGTAGGTCTTTAGTTCCATTTATCAGTAATACGGGAATTTTAAGTTTTTTGATTTCGGCTTGCGGATTGTATTTTATCCATGATATCATATAAGGTTGAACGCTTGCTCTAAATAGAGAGGCTAGCATTTGATTTTTTAGTTCAAAAGTCTTTCCGCTTTTAAGAATTTCAAGATCTTTTTGTACTTCTTCTTTTAGAAAAGGAGCTTGTTGCTCAATTTGCTCTACTAAAACAGCATCAATTGTTCTTCCGGCTCCCGCCAATGAAATAAAAGCATCGGCATTGTTGTTTGCGGCCAGCATTCCTATTAATGATCCTTCGCTGTGTCCTGCAATTATTATTTTGTTGTATTTTTTTTGATTTTTGAAATAAGCAAAAACATCTTTAGCATCATTGGCAAAATCATCAAATGAAAGCGTTGCCTCGTTTACGGTTCCAGCCATCATTTGAGCGATAATTCTTTTGTCATAACTAAAAACGGCAATACCACTTTTTGCTAATTCTTCTGATAAGTATTTCGAAGAGTTGTTGATTAAATTTTTTTGATTTCCATCTCTATCAGTAGGTCCGGAGCCTGCAATTAGAATAACCAGATTTGTCTTTTTGTTTTGTTTTAAAGGAGAATACAACGTGCCATTTAGCAATGAATTGATGGAAATTTCTTCTTTGTCAAATGTTTGTAGTGTCGTTTTTGTTTGGGAATGAGCTAGTACTGAAAATAATGTTAGGACTAAGAGTAGTGATTTTTTCATCTTTGTTTAGTGTTTAATACCTGTATTACAGCTTCTGGATTCTCGACTTCAATAATCAGTTTTTTATAATAATTGTCTTTTAGTTCTACAACTAGTGCCTTTTTTGTATTGATTACATCCCAAAAATTCCTGCCTTTTTTATAGAAGGTTCCTGCGGCAATTAAACCGGGAATTTCTGTGCCGGGCATTCTGAAGCCTTTCCAAAAGGTAAATTCATTTTCATTTTGATATGCTCTTATGATGTTTTCTTTTGAAACGATAATTTTGCTTTTTAATGCCCATATTTTATGGAAACCTTTTATTTCAAAAATAAATTCATTTCCATTTTCTGTTACTGCAACCATAGCTTTAAATTTATAAAAAATTAATAATTACTATTTTAGAAATAATTTCTGCAACCACAATAGCAGCAATAAATAATGCTGTATGCTTGGTTTCTTTCGCATTTACAGCTGTTTTGAATCCGTTATAAAGTAATAGGAAGAACCAAATTAGCGATGCGATGATTGCAAATGACATCATTAGGAGATAAAAAACATCTGTGCTTGAAAAGAAGTTTGTTTTGTTAGATTTTACCAGATTTAGAATTCCTTGTGAAGTGGTATATGCTTTACTATTTGCATTGAAGAAAGTAATACAGTAGTATGGAATCCGAGCAATCATACTTGTTGAAAAAATGTCAATAATTCTCGTTTTTGGATTAATGATTTTGCCTACAATGAATAATAAAACGGTTGTACATAGAATCGTAATGCCAATTTCAAAAAAAGGTTGGTAAAGAGGTACTTTTTCTACAAAATGTAAATCAATAACGCCGTCAAAACGAGTATTAAAAACAAATCCTAAATAACCGCCAATTATGGTAAATGCCAATCCTAAACTAAGTAAAACCCTTTCCGAATATTTTTCGAAAGGATTGAATAACATTGTTTTCATATTCTTTGTTTTAGGAGATTTATTTTCTGAATAATATCGTCTAATTTATTTCTTACGGTGGGATAGCTATTTCCCATTTGAGAAGCCATTTCTTTCAAACTTCCGCTTGTCATAAAAAATTGAAGAATAAAGTTTTGTTCTTCCTCAGAAATTTGAAGAAGCAGCGGTAAGGAATAATTGCCGGAAACTATTGTTGCGCAATTGCCGCATGAAAGCTGTGTGACCGAAAGTGCATTTTCGCAACTCGGACATTGTATTGGAAGTTTTGGTTGCATACTATTGATTTAGTATACAAATGTAAATAATATTAATTAAATAATTAATATTATTTATTTATAAATAAACATTGTTTAAATTTAAATTAAAAAAAGCCTGAAATAGAAAATAAAATTTGTTTAAAACAAAAAAACTCCTGCGTTACAGGAGCTTTTTTTAGTCAAGTTTATTTTTTATGTAATATTTACCATCCAAATCTTCATCAAAATCATCTATTTTAACTGGTTTTGGTTTTGGTTTATTTGCAGTAGCTTTCTTTTTCCACATTTCAAATTTTTCTGCGGGCATCTTCTTTTTCATGATCTCAAGAACCTCTTTTTCAGCCAAACCAAATTCTTTTTTTATGATTTCAAAAGGATTTTTTTCCTCTAAGGCTAATGTAACAAGTTTTTCTGTTTGTTCCCAGTTCAATTCTTTGCGGTTACTCTTTTTCATCACGTGAAAATTAATTCAAATAGGTTGTTAATGATTAATAAATTTTATTTCTAATTATATTCCAATATTAAGAAAAAAAATAATTACTTCATATCAAAAGAAGTTTTTTTTTATTGTTTTTTAGTTGATTTCTGTTGAACGAGGTTTTTGAAATGGTATTTGGAGCAGGTTTTTTAAGCGGTTGTGCTCTTCGGGCTTCGGATAGGTATCAATACCATAGATTATTTCTTCTTTAGGCAGGGATTTAAAAGTTCCAAAAAGGCGATCCCAAATTGAAAATATGTTTCCATAATTACTATCTGTGTAGGGTAATATATAGTGGTGGTGTACTTTATGCATATCCGGAGAGACGATAAAATAGCTCAAAATTGTATCTAATTTTTTAGGGAGTGAAATATTAGCGTGGTTAAATTGTGTGGCAACAACGGAAAGTGTTTGGTACATAAATACCATCCACATGGGACTGCCTACTAACAAAACCCCTAAAGTAGTGAAGGTAAAACGAATTACGCTTTCGCCTGGATGATGTCTGTTTGCTGTTGTGGTATCAATCCAGGTATCTGTATGGTGAATCAAATGGAACCGCCACAAAAATTTGATTTTATGTTCTACTAAATGGACTAGATATGCACCTATTAAATCCAATAAAAGCAAACCAATTAAGGTATAAAGTATTAACGGCATTTGCGGCAGCCCTTGTAAAATTCCAAAATGGTTAGCAATAGTCCAATCAGCAGTTTTAATAGAATAAAAGCCAGAAAGAAATTGATAACAATAGTTGTGAACGTCAAGAAAATATTGATGCTTGCATGATGCCATTTTTTATAGGTAAAATTAAAAAGCGGAAAAGCATTCTCGATTAACCAAAAAATAGTGATTCAGCCCACGAGAATTAAACTTCTGTGTGTTGAGGGTATTGTAGAAAAATAAGCAATAATAGCATCCATAATTTTGATATTTATTTCAAATCTAATGAATTTATAGGAATCATCTATTTGATTACCCGAAAAGTACCATTTATTCGAGGGCCAATGGGTTTCGTGGTTTTTGGAATTTGATGTTTCCAGAAATGTTGGGTGGTTCCATTCATCAGTAATAAACTCCCATGTTCCAGTAGTATATTTATTTTTTGGTCTTTGTTGGAATTGTGTTTTAACTGGAACATACGTTCTGCGCCAAAACTCACTGAAGCAATCACAGGATTTATCCCTAATTCTTTTTCATTATCGGCGTGCCAGCCGTTGCTGTCTTTTCCGTCGCGATAATAATTCAGTAAAACAGTGGTGAAATTCGTATTCGAAACACTTTCAATTTTTGATTTTATCTTTTGCAAAAGCGAGTTCCAAGGGTGCGGCTGCATTTCTATATTTGAATACGAATACGATTTTCCTTCGTTTCCAAATAAAGCTGTTAATCGGGGTTGCGGATGAATTTTACCGAAAACCCGAATACTATCCTGTTGCCAAGGGATTTCATTTATCAGTTTTTCATAAATACTATCAGCTTCTTCTTGGGTAAAAAAAGCAGGATAATATATTATTTCGGCATCTGGTAAATTAAGATGTATCGGTTCAGGTGTGGAGTCAAATAGTGAATTCAATTTCTTAAATATATTGATAAGCCCATAAAATTAAGGCTAATTGTAAAGGCATTCGTAATAATAAGGCCCATTTTGGTAAACCCATTCTTGCTCTCTCATTTGTATACATGTAAAGATGTGTGGGGAAAACAGCTATTAATAAGGCTATAATTCCCCATGCTCCGTAATGTGAGATTATAGGAATGCATAATGTTACTCCCAAAAGTACTTCTGCTAATCCGCTTATGGAATTTAATAATTTTGGATTTGGAAAATAAGGAGGGATAATTTTAAGGTATAGCCTTGGGTTTTTAAAATGGTTTAATCCAGCTATAAAGTAAATAATAGCCATTAAATATAAATGCCAAGGTAGATTCATAACAAGTTATTTGTTTCGAATTTAATAAAATTATTAATGCAATTCAATTAATAATTTGGTTTTCAATAAAATCAGGTCCTTTTCTTAAGATTTACATTCATGATGACTATAGCTACAATAATTAAGACTATTCCTAACCACTGCAGGTTGTTTACTTTTTCACTCAAAAGAAAATAAGCCATTAGTACTGAAACCGGAAGCTCTAATGCTGATACTATACTTCCTAATCCAATTCCTGTAAGAGGAAAACCTGCATTAAACAATAATGGCGGAATGATTGTTCCAAAAAGAGCGAGTACAACTCCCCATTTCATAAAAATATCAAAATTGAAAGGCGTGTTTTGAGTTACAATTGCAAATCCAAACACAATGATTGCTCCACCCAGCAACATGAATAAACTGCGTTGTGCCGGTGAAACATGGATGGCTACGCGATTAGCATTAAACATAGTCATGGTAAAGGAAGCTGCTGATAATAGCCCTAATACGCCACCTCGCCAGTCTAAATCGATTTTGCTTTGAATGAGATTCGTAGCAAGAGCTGTTCCAATTAGTACGATGATTACGGATATGATTTTTTGTGTGGAAGGTATTTTTTTTTCTAAAATCATTTCGAATAAAACGCCCATCCAAACTGTTTGCATTAATAAAACTATCGCGATAGAAACAGGGATATATTTTACCGCCAAGTAATAAAAAATACTGGTCATTCCCAGAGAAGTTCCAGCAAGCATCAATTGAAAAATGTTTTTCTTGGATGCTTTTACAACTTCATTTCCCTTTTTAGCTTTTTGATAGCTATTTATAATCAGCATTCCCAAGATTCCATATACAAACTGCGCTATTGTTACTTCGGGAGTGGTAAAATCTTCGCTATAGGCGATTTTGACAAACGTTGCCAGCATTCCGTAGCTCGTTGCACCAAGTCCTACTAAAAAAACGCCTTTTAATACACTGTTTTTTATCATTTATTCTATTTTAAATAAGCGGGTAAAGATAGTTTTTGTTGTTGGGATATAGGTTAACTATGAATTAAGATTAGAGTTTCAGTATTTCGTTAAAAAGATAATTTAAAAATCCCGTCTAAAGATGCGTATCGATTATGGAGTTATTTTGTCTCTTTTTCTATCAAATCACTTAAATGCATACGCAATGCATCAACTGAAATGTTTATTTCCCAAAAAGATAATCCCAAAGAAATAAGTAAACCAAGTAAACTTATTCCAAAAAGATAAATTCCAAATAATTGCTGCTCTAAAAACAGCAATAACATTGTGAAAACGGATAAAAAGAGACTCAATACTCCCGCCATTTGCATGTAGCGAATGAGTGTTAATCGTAAGTTCAGGTTTTTAATCTCCAGTAAAATTATTTTATTTTCTTTCTCTTTGTATGTCTTTTTTAGTCCTCTAACAATTGTTGCAACGGTCAAAAAACGGTTTGTATATGCTAATAAAATCAAGGAGGTAGCTGAGAAAAGTAAAGCTGGAGTTTCTATTTGTAAAGTCATTGGGAGTTATAAATTAAGAGTTATGGACTTTTTAAATCTTGTTTCAAAGTTCGTTATTCTTTTCATAATTTTCTTGTAATAAAAAAAACCTACAAGTTTACACGAGCAGGTCTTTTCTTATTTATTGATTATGTGAATAATCTGATAATCAATAAATTATTTTATCATCTCAAAACTTCTTTTCACGAAAGCAGTTAATGCTTCTCCTTTTAATAAGTTTTGTGATAATTTAGCTAAGTCTAAGGCTTGTTTTACCAAACTTTCCTGAGCCGTTTTATCTTTGTTGTTTAGAATGCTTGTCGCCAATTCAGAATTGGTATTTACCACTAAATTGTACATTTCCGGCATATTGCCCATTCCAAACATTCCTCCACCACCTGATTGACTCATTTCTTTCATTCTACGCATGAATTCCGGTTGCGTGATTATAAATGGGGAAGCATTACTGTCTAAAGCTTCTAGTTGAACGGAATACGTTTGTTTAGGAACGATAGCTTCTAAAACAGTTTTTAAACTTGTTTGTTCTTCCTCTGATAATTTAGAAATAGTCGTTTCCTCTTTCTTGATTAAATTATCAATATGATCTGAATCAACACGTACAAAAGTCATTCCGCTGTTATCACCTTCAATTTTTTGAATTAAATGAGAAATAATTGGAGAATCAAGTAATAAAACTTCATATCCTTTTTCTTTCGCAATTTCGATATAAGAATGTTGTGCTTCTTTGTTTCCAGCATATAAAACAACCAGTTTTCCGTCTTTATCTGTTTGATTAGCAGCTAGTTTTTCTTTTAATTCTTCCAGCGTGTAAAATTTATCATCGACTGTAGGGTATAAAACAAAAGCGCCTGATTTTTCGTAGAATTTATCTTCAGAAAGCATTCCGTATTCTAAAACGATTTTAATATCATTCCATTTTTTTTCAAAATCTTCACGGTTTTCGTTGAATAAAGATTTTAGCTTATCAGCAACTTTACGAGTGATGTAGTTTGAGATTTTCTTAACCGCAGCATCCGCTTGTAATCCAGAACGGGATACATTCAATGGAATATCCGGTGAATCGATAACTCCTTTCAACATAGTTAAGAATTCTGGTACAATTCCTTCAACATTGTCTGTTACGTAAACCTGATTTTGGTACAGTTGAATCTTATCTTTCTGAATTTGCATATCAGAACCCAATTTTGGGAAATATAAAATTCCAGTTAAATTAAACGGGTAATCCACATTTAAGTGAATATGGAATAAAGGTTCCTCAAATTGCATTGGGTACAATTCATGATAGAAATTTTTATAATCCTCATCCGATAATTCTGTTGGCAGTTTTGTCCAAGCTGGATTTGGGTTATTGATGATGTTGTCAGTTTCTACTTCGGTAAAGGTTTTGTCTTTATCTTCAGCTGCAACTTCTTCACCCTTTTTTTGTTCAATTTTTTCTTTTTTTGTTCCAAATTTAATTGCAATAGGCATGAACTTGTTGTACTTATTTAACAACTGATTGATTTTTGCATCTTCCAAAAATTCCAAAGAATCTTCGGCAATATGTAAAATAATTTCGGTTCCACGAGTGGTTTTATCAGCAGGCTCTAATGTGAACTCAGGACTTCCATCACAAGTCCAGTGCGCTGCCGGTTCGTCTCTGAAAGATTTAGTGATAATTTCCACTTTTTCAGCAACCATAAATGCCGAGTAGAAACCAAGACCAAAATGGCCAATGATTCCGGAATCTTTAGCAGAGTCTTTGTATTTGTCTAAAAACTCCTCAGCACCTGAAAATGCTACCTGATTGATATATTTTTCAACTTCATCGGCACTCATTCCCAGACCTTGATCGATAATGTGAAGTTTCTTACCTTCTTTG contains:
- the hemL gene encoding glutamate-1-semialdehyde 2,1-aminomutase, encoding MLYTRSSQLFAEAEKVIPGGVNSPVRAFKAVGGTPIFVKSAKGAYMYDEDGNRLIDYINSWGPMILGHAFEPVVQAVIEKAKLGTSFGMPTELETQIAALAVSMVPNIDKIRFVNSGTEACMSAVRLARGFTKRDKIIKFAGCYHGHSDSFLIQAGSGAITFGTPNSPGVTAGTAKDTLLARYNDLENVAALIEANENQIAAIIVEPVAGNMGCIPPNKGFLEGLCQLCTDNGILLIFDEVMTGFRLAAGGVQELFNINADIVCFGKVIGGGLPVGAFAARAEIMNYLAPLGPVYQAGTLSGNPLAMAAGLAMLQSLDSDRAIFKRLEEKTAYLAEGMEKVLKANNVVFTINRIGSMVSVHFDAAPVVDFQSAAKGDNETFKKFFHGLLQEGIYIAPSAYETWFITDALTYDDLDFTIQAVDKVSKTF
- a CDS encoding DUF4369 domain-containing protein; this translates as MKKSIIAFATLLLITSCSEKESKTNLHITGNIKGLKKGTLYIQRVVDTSLVAIDTIKIDGNSTFESNLDLKSPEMLYLFLDRGVTNSRDNNLTFFAEPGNITIETSLDSYLSGAKIIGSKNNDLYQEYKKINSRFTDENLTLIEKKFNAIKNNNTKAIDSLSAKQDSNIKRKYLFATNFAINNRNYDVAPYIALSEIYDINIKYLDTIQKSMSPKVAQSLYGKKLTKYVADIKKQK
- a CDS encoding peptidase M61 — its product is MKRILFSLAFASVLWSCKTASTAVATTSKQEVQVAINLNDIKNDKVMVTVNAPSISTDEITYHIPKTVPGTYSEDNYGRYIDDLKAYDTKGNLLTVKKTDVNSWSIANAKTLDKITYLVNDSFDTETGKKFGGDEIFSPAGSNIDAGKNIMLNTHCFVGYFTNYMSIPYKVTISHPAALWGATSMNDLDASTTNDKFITSRYAELVENPIMYAKPDYTTFTVDGMEILIGVYSPTGKYTAESITPEMKTMMTAQKNFLGTINSTKKYSVLLYLSTMKDDDAKGFGALEHPTATTVVLPEMMPKDELVKSMKDVVSHEFFHIVTPLSIHSKEIQYFDYNAPKMSEHLWMYEGVTEYFANLFQINQGLIPEEEFYTRMAEKIARANTLNDTMPFTVMSANVLTEPYKDQYLNVYEKGALIGMCLDIIIREKSNGEKGILNLMQQLSNEYGPVKPFNDNELFAKITALTYPEVGTFLTTYVSGTTPIPYATYLAKVGVTYTTEKIPGNVFLKDKTPYITVDQKTKEIIVDPKITLIDFYSSLGLKGGDIIMAINDKSYSLDNIYEMISDSQNWKENDPISLKIKRNGATQIIKGKVKLPYEEKDGLKATDSSKNKLKEAWLKA
- a CDS encoding alpha/beta hydrolase; this encodes MKKSLLLVLTLFSVLAHSQTKTTLQTFDKEEISINSLLNGTLYSPLKQNKKTNLVILIAGSGPTDRDGNQKNLINNSSKYLSEELAKSGIAVFSYDKRIIAQMMAGTVNEATLSFDDFANDAKDVFAYFKNQKKYNKIIIAGHSEGSLIGMLAANNNADAFISLAGAGRTIDAVLVEQIEQQAPFLKEEVQKDLEILKSGKTFELKNQMLASLFRASVQPYMISWIKYNPQAEIKKLKIPVLLINGTKDLQVSVADAELLKKAKPDAELFIIDNMNHIFKEITGDETENMKSYTNPDLPIATKLTNTITAFIKSL
- a CDS encoding DUF2089 family protein, coding for MQPKLPIQCPSCENALSVTQLSCGNCATIVSGNYSLPLLLQISEEEQNFILQFFMTSGSLKEMASQMGNSYPTVRNKLDDIIQKINLLKQRI
- a CDS encoding DUF2805 domain-containing protein; the protein is MKKSNRKELNWEQTEKLVTLALEEKNPFEIIKKEFGLAEKEVLEIMKKKMPAEKFEMWKKKATANKPKPKPVKIDDFDEDLDGKYYIKNKLD
- a CDS encoding alpha-ketoglutarate-dependent dioxygenase AlkB, whose product is MNSLFDSTPEPIHLNLPDAEIIYYPAFFTQEEADSIYEKLINEIPWQQDSIRVFGKIHPQPRLTALFGNEGKSYSYSNIEMQPHPWNSLLQKIKSKIESVSNTNFTTVLLNYYRDGKDSNGWHADNEKELGINPVIASVSFGAERMFQLKHNSNKDQKINILLEHGSLLLMNGTTQHFWKHQIPKTTKPIGPRINGTFRVIK
- a CDS encoding DMT family transporter, whose amino-acid sequence is MIKNSVLKGVFLVGLGATSYGMLATFVKIAYSEDFTTPEVTIAQFVYGILGMLIINSYQKAKKGNEVVKASKKNIFQLMLAGTSLGMTSIFYYLAVKYIPVSIAIVLLMQTVWMGVLFEMILEKKIPSTQKIISVIIVLIGTALATNLIQSKIDLDWRGGVLGLLSAASFTMTMFNANRVAIHVSPAQRSLFMLLGGAIIVFGFAIVTQNTPFNFDIFMKWGVVLALFGTIIPPLLFNAGFPLTGIGLGSIVSALELPVSVLMAYFLLSEKVNNLQWLGIVLIIVAIVIMNVNLKKRT
- a CDS encoding DUF2721 domain-containing protein; translated protein: MTLQIETPALLFSATSLILLAYTNRFLTVATIVRGLKKTYKEKENKIILLEIKNLNLRLTLIRYMQMAGVLSLFLSVFTMLLLFLEQQLFGIYLFGISLLGLLISLGLSFWEINISVDALRMHLSDLIEKETK
- the htpG gene encoding molecular chaperone HtpG, which produces MTTGKINVSVENIFPLIKKFLYSDHEIFLRELISNGTDATLKLKHLISIGEAKVEYGNPIIEVKIDKEGKKLHIIDQGLGMSADEVEKYINQVAFSGAEEFLDKYKDSAKDSGIIGHFGLGFYSAFMVAEKVEIITKSFRDEPAAHWTCDGSPEFTLEPADKTTRGTEIILHIAEDSLEFLEDAKINQLLNKYNKFMPIAIKFGTKKEKIEQKKGEEVAAEDKDKTFTEVETDNIINNPNPAWTKLPTELSDEDYKNFYHELYPMQFEEPLFHIHLNVDYPFNLTGILYFPKLGSDMQIQKDKIQLYQNQVYVTDNVEGIVPEFLTMLKGVIDSPDIPLNVSRSGLQADAAVKKISNYITRKVADKLKSLFNENREDFEKKWNDIKIVLEYGMLSEDKFYEKSGAFVLYPTVDDKFYTLEELKEKLAANQTDKDGKLVVLYAGNKEAQHSYIEIAKEKGYEVLLLDSPIISHLIQKIEGDNSGMTFVRVDSDHIDNLIKKEETTISKLSEEEQTSLKTVLEAIVPKQTYSVQLEALDSNASPFIITQPEFMRRMKEMSQSGGGGMFGMGNMPEMYNLVVNTNSELATSILNNKDKTAQESLVKQALDLAKLSQNLLKGEALTAFVKRSFEMIK